One window of Stenotrophomonas indicatrix genomic DNA carries:
- a CDS encoding low temperature requirement protein A, with product MPATPRLPALRRRDGHHARVTYEELFFDLVYVFAVTQLSHHLLHHLGLLGVLQTLVLWFAVWLGWQYACWVSNWFDPEAPRIRGLLFVTMLLALLMSSSIPEAFAGRAWIFAGAYATMQVGRTLFVLLEVGRAHPLAANFRRMLAWVSVSACFWLAGAAVEGNARLALWALAVACEYISPMFGFAFPGLGRSRTREWTIEGGHLAERCQLFVIVALGETLLATGGVLSEVEHWSGEVVSAVLATFAGTIAMWWLYFGISSRDATDTITRSDDPGRIGAYFHYVHALLIAGIIATAVGNDLVMDEPEAAVTLPYAAMLAAGPLIYLLGSALYKRAVYGRVPRSHLAGAAALVVLGFVLPWMHLLAAGWLTSIVLLAVGLADTRLKHRRLPRD from the coding sequence ATGCCGGCAACACCCCGTCTTCCTGCCCTGCGTCGTCGCGACGGCCATCATGCGCGGGTGACCTACGAAGAACTGTTCTTCGATCTGGTCTACGTGTTCGCCGTCACCCAGCTCAGCCACCACCTGCTGCACCACCTGGGCCTGCTGGGCGTGCTGCAGACGCTGGTGCTGTGGTTTGCGGTCTGGCTTGGCTGGCAGTACGCGTGCTGGGTCAGCAACTGGTTCGACCCGGAGGCGCCGCGCATCCGAGGCCTGTTGTTCGTCACGATGCTGCTGGCGTTGCTGATGTCTTCGTCCATCCCCGAAGCCTTTGCCGGACGCGCGTGGATATTCGCCGGCGCCTACGCCACGATGCAGGTGGGCCGGACGCTGTTTGTCCTGCTGGAAGTAGGGCGCGCGCACCCGCTGGCTGCAAATTTCAGGCGCATGCTGGCCTGGGTCAGCGTTTCGGCCTGCTTCTGGCTGGCTGGTGCAGCAGTCGAGGGCAATGCGCGGCTGGCGCTGTGGGCGCTGGCCGTCGCCTGTGAATACATCTCGCCGATGTTCGGCTTTGCGTTTCCCGGCCTCGGCCGTTCGCGTACCCGCGAGTGGACCATCGAAGGCGGGCATCTGGCCGAGCGCTGCCAGCTGTTCGTGATCGTCGCACTGGGTGAGACGCTGCTGGCAACCGGCGGCGTGCTGAGCGAGGTGGAGCACTGGAGTGGAGAGGTGGTTTCGGCGGTGCTGGCGACCTTCGCCGGTACGATCGCGATGTGGTGGCTGTACTTCGGCATCTCCAGCCGGGACGCCACCGACACCATCACCCGCTCCGACGACCCGGGTCGCATCGGCGCCTATTTCCACTATGTGCACGCGCTGTTGATCGCCGGCATCATCGCCACCGCCGTCGGCAATGATCTGGTGATGGACGAGCCGGAGGCGGCAGTGACCCTGCCGTATGCCGCGATGCTTGCGGCGGGGCCGTTGATCTACCTGTTGGGCAGCGCACTGTACAAGCGGGCGGTCTACGGCCGCGTTCCGCGCTCGCACCTGGCAGGGGCGGCGGCGCTGGTCGTACTCGGCTTCGTGCTGCCATGGATGCACCTGCTGGCCGCAGGGTGGCTGACCAGCATCGTGCTGCTGGCGGTGGGGCTGGCCGATACACGGCTGAAGCACCGGCGTCTGCCGCGGGACTGA
- a CDS encoding molecular chaperone, producing the protein MLSFNRMLCAGVLALGALFAQAADASVVIGGTRVVYPAQDKEVTLKFMNEGERAVLVQVWLDDGDDQSTPDSAKAPFAVAPPVFRLDPKKQQTARILFTGATLPTDRETLYWLNMLEIPPKTGGSAANILQFAFRTRIKVFYRPPNLAGEPVLAHQKVRWSLHSASSGLVLRADNPTPYHVNFASVGLWANGKEAGMQGGGMVAPFAKGEFVLEGLTTRPPGELKGAITVINDFGALVPTQVALQP; encoded by the coding sequence ATGCTCTCCTTCAACCGCATGCTCTGTGCCGGCGTCCTCGCCCTGGGCGCACTGTTCGCCCAGGCAGCCGACGCATCGGTGGTGATCGGTGGTACCCGCGTGGTCTATCCCGCGCAGGACAAGGAAGTCACGCTCAAATTCATGAACGAAGGCGAGCGCGCCGTGCTGGTCCAGGTGTGGCTGGATGACGGTGACGACCAGTCCACGCCGGACAGCGCCAAGGCGCCGTTTGCGGTCGCGCCACCGGTGTTCCGCCTGGATCCGAAGAAACAGCAGACTGCCCGTATCCTGTTCACCGGTGCCACGCTGCCAACCGATCGTGAAACGCTTTACTGGCTGAACATGCTCGAGATTCCGCCGAAGACGGGCGGTAGCGCGGCCAACATCCTGCAGTTCGCCTTCCGTACCCGCATCAAGGTCTTCTACCGCCCACCAAACCTGGCCGGCGAGCCGGTGCTGGCGCATCAGAAGGTACGTTGGTCGCTGCACTCCGCGTCCAGTGGACTGGTGCTGCGGGCGGACAACCCCACGCCCTACCACGTCAACTTCGCCAGCGTCGGCCTGTGGGCCAATGGCAAGGAAGCAGGCATGCAGGGGGGCGGCATGGTCGCACCGTTCGCAAAGGGCGAGTTCGTGCTGGAGGGTCTCACAACCCGGCCCCCGGGCGAACTGAAGGGCGCGATCACCGTCATCAATGACTTCGGTGCCCTGGTGCCGACCCAGGTTGCCTTGCAGCCCTGA
- a CDS encoding ATP-binding protein, protein MHPAAPTAPINQIDALRRLQRRLLFGGGGLISILIVLTAVASLVGGIGAFHSRERQTFQEAQSALDYFLSQRDRAYANSINANDALWTDQQDELRRLGTPLLSDFLAQGQQLVVRAEGRASVPWLVLGNPSQPMPPDELQPYLGMLHEYSVYTAATITALQSQGPTTMFAYEPRGRLLAVAGVIDEAQLLQTLKVPTRAQAFEKLMQMETAVGDQVPAPGPVVGAAQGRRLVSFLGENPLNGQPALIGVMTMARADAPYFRRVVFESIDNLKGRLEATDPGSYLVTTGDGRVVLAGGALAQSPATLAAALADARSAAGQRQYHDGRFLVSGALRGVDWRLTHLYGWADLWREQHAAILLRVFTALLILAALWMLLWRMDRRVFAPALADASRVYESEALSQAIIGTAPVGLALLRRADGAALLQNQVARDLVGESGQDEAVPELYAQLIAHARGLPARGGEFNWALDAGTNDARQLQVALAAANYHDQAVWVCAMRDATAQVELQRTLQQARQDSERAREAAEAASRAKTTFVATMSHEIRTPLNGVLGHLELLARSPLQPDQHERLQRIRLSADSLMAIISDVLDFSKIEAGQLDIDPLPFSLRPLIEQAALLYAPEAQRKDVKLYFAIDPALDGTFIGDVHRIRQILNNLLSNAVKFTASGRITLRAEDGGGAGEQRQLRLQVVDSGIGLSEEQVATLFRPFQQGDASVSRRYGGSGLGLALCQQLAQLLGGRIQVQSTLGVGSVFTLDVPVHRSVVATAPDQPLSGRRIALLSSAQEWRQEIGQLLHRWGADVTVIERPADGASGATLLIFGERRAWNDEEELAVLPSYARVVRAYPRGPLSPEQRDDAVHVSCYASPALLQALRGEWMPVARAHDAAPQAETRRTRGRVLLVEDNPVNRELIQQQLEELDCQVDAMENGQVALTGWQPGAWDIVMTDINMPVLDGYQLARALRSRGETLPILAVTATALASERERCRAAGIDDLLLKPLDLARLLAMLDRYLQALPSPPRSPSPAGKDKPHKLRALFVESSTRDLDRMQAADESGDDAALLEQLHALKGVLLMMGEKPLGARFGDAERLLREGQSLSKDERGALLSDLRDLIEAYRDGLRDGA, encoded by the coding sequence ATGCATCCGGCCGCGCCAACAGCGCCCATCAACCAGATCGATGCACTGCGCAGACTGCAGCGACGCCTGCTGTTTGGTGGTGGCGGGCTGATCAGCATCCTGATCGTGTTGACGGCCGTCGCCAGCCTTGTCGGTGGCATCGGCGCGTTCCACTCGCGCGAGCGGCAGACCTTCCAGGAGGCGCAGTCCGCGTTGGATTATTTCCTGTCCCAGCGCGATCGCGCCTATGCCAACAGCATCAATGCCAATGATGCATTGTGGACTGACCAGCAGGACGAGCTGCGACGATTGGGTACCCCTCTGCTCAGTGACTTCCTTGCGCAGGGACAGCAACTGGTTGTGCGTGCTGAAGGACGCGCTTCGGTTCCATGGCTGGTGTTGGGCAACCCCTCGCAACCCATGCCGCCGGACGAGCTCCAGCCCTATCTGGGAATGCTGCACGAATACTCGGTGTATACCGCCGCTACCATCACCGCCCTGCAGTCCCAGGGCCCGACCACCATGTTCGCGTATGAGCCGCGAGGGCGACTGCTGGCCGTGGCCGGTGTGATCGACGAGGCCCAGCTGCTGCAGACCCTGAAGGTGCCAACCCGTGCACAGGCCTTCGAAAAGCTGATGCAGATGGAGACTGCCGTGGGCGATCAGGTTCCCGCGCCCGGTCCAGTGGTGGGCGCGGCGCAGGGCCGTCGCCTGGTGTCTTTCCTCGGTGAAAATCCGCTCAACGGTCAACCTGCGCTGATCGGTGTGATGACCATGGCCCGTGCGGACGCGCCGTACTTCCGGCGCGTGGTGTTCGAATCCATCGACAACCTCAAGGGACGACTGGAAGCAACCGATCCCGGCAGTTACCTGGTGACCACCGGTGACGGACGTGTGGTGCTGGCGGGCGGGGCGCTCGCGCAATCACCTGCCACGTTGGCTGCGGCGCTGGCAGATGCGCGATCGGCCGCAGGGCAGCGCCAGTACCACGATGGCCGGTTCCTGGTCAGCGGCGCGCTGCGCGGGGTGGATTGGCGCCTTACCCACCTGTACGGCTGGGCAGACCTGTGGCGGGAGCAGCATGCGGCGATCCTGCTGCGCGTGTTCACTGCACTGCTGATCCTGGCTGCACTGTGGATGCTGCTGTGGCGGATGGACCGTCGCGTCTTCGCACCCGCGTTGGCCGATGCCTCGCGGGTGTATGAGAGCGAAGCGCTGAGCCAGGCCATCATTGGTACTGCACCGGTGGGCCTGGCGCTGCTGCGCCGGGCTGATGGTGCCGCTCTGCTGCAGAACCAGGTGGCGCGCGATCTGGTCGGCGAATCCGGCCAGGACGAAGCCGTCCCGGAGCTCTATGCCCAATTGATCGCGCATGCACGTGGGCTGCCAGCCCGTGGCGGTGAATTCAACTGGGCGCTTGATGCCGGCACGAACGACGCCCGCCAGCTGCAGGTCGCCCTGGCGGCAGCCAATTACCACGACCAAGCGGTCTGGGTGTGTGCGATGCGCGATGCTACCGCGCAGGTGGAACTCCAGCGCACGCTGCAGCAGGCGCGGCAGGATTCGGAGCGCGCGCGCGAAGCGGCCGAGGCCGCCAGTCGCGCCAAGACCACATTCGTGGCGACGATGAGCCATGAAATCCGCACGCCGCTCAACGGTGTGCTGGGGCACCTTGAGCTGCTGGCACGTTCACCATTGCAGCCCGACCAGCATGAACGCCTGCAGCGGATTCGACTGTCGGCCGATTCGCTGATGGCGATCATCAGCGACGTGCTGGATTTCTCCAAGATCGAAGCAGGGCAGCTGGACATCGATCCGCTACCGTTCTCGCTGCGCCCGCTGATCGAACAGGCCGCGCTGCTGTACGCCCCGGAAGCGCAGCGCAAGGACGTGAAGCTGTACTTCGCCATCGACCCGGCGCTGGATGGGACCTTCATCGGCGACGTCCACCGTATCCGCCAGATCCTCAACAATCTGCTGAGCAATGCGGTGAAGTTCACTGCCTCCGGTCGCATCACCCTGCGGGCTGAGGATGGTGGCGGGGCAGGGGAACAGCGGCAGCTGCGCCTGCAGGTGGTCGACTCGGGCATTGGTCTTTCCGAGGAACAGGTCGCCACGCTGTTCCGTCCCTTCCAGCAGGGCGATGCCAGCGTCTCCCGGCGCTACGGCGGCAGTGGTCTTGGCCTGGCGTTGTGCCAGCAGTTGGCGCAACTGCTGGGAGGGCGGATCCAGGTGCAGAGCACGCTGGGTGTCGGTAGCGTGTTTACCCTTGACGTACCCGTTCACCGTTCAGTTGTCGCGACAGCGCCGGACCAGCCACTGTCCGGTCGTCGCATTGCCCTGTTGTCGTCGGCGCAGGAGTGGCGGCAGGAGATCGGGCAGTTGCTGCACCGCTGGGGCGCCGATGTGACGGTGATCGAGCGACCTGCGGATGGCGCTTCCGGAGCCACGCTGCTGATCTTCGGCGAACGCCGTGCCTGGAACGATGAAGAGGAGCTGGCGGTGCTGCCCAGCTATGCCAGGGTCGTGCGGGCCTATCCAAGGGGGCCGTTGTCGCCTGAGCAGCGCGATGATGCGGTGCACGTTTCCTGCTATGCCAGCCCCGCGTTGCTGCAGGCGCTGCGCGGGGAGTGGATGCCTGTGGCGCGGGCGCATGACGCTGCGCCGCAGGCCGAAACACGTCGCACGCGAGGCCGTGTTCTGTTGGTGGAAGACAACCCGGTCAATCGCGAGCTGATCCAGCAGCAGCTGGAGGAGCTGGACTGCCAGGTCGACGCAATGGAAAACGGGCAGGTGGCGTTGACCGGCTGGCAACCAGGGGCGTGGGATATCGTGATGACCGACATCAACATGCCGGTCCTCGATGGCTACCAGCTGGCACGGGCCCTGCGTAGTCGCGGCGAGACGCTGCCGATCCTCGCCGTGACCGCCACTGCGCTGGCCAGTGAACGCGAACGCTGCCGCGCTGCGGGCATCGACGACCTGCTGCTCAAGCCGCTGGACCTGGCCCGGCTGCTGGCGATGCTGGATCGCTACCTGCAGGCGCTGCCGTCGCCGCCACGGTCCCCTTCGCCGGCAGGAAAGGACAAGCCGCACAAGCTGCGTGCATTGTTCGTGGAAAGCAGCACCCGCGACCTGGACAGGATGCAGGCTGCGGACGAGAGTGGCGACGACGCGGCGCTGCTGGAGCAATTGCATGCGCTGAAGGGCGTGCTGCTGATGATGGGTGAAAAACCGCTTGGCGCTCGTTTTGGCGATGCTGAACGGTTGCTGCGAGAAGGACAGTCGTTGTCGAAGGATGAACGCGGTGCACTGCTGTCCGATCTGCGCGACCTGATCGAAGCCTATCGCGATGGCCTGCGGGATGGAGCGTGA
- a CDS encoding response regulator: MSHPIIRVAIADDHPVIRMGIEAAIDDIPTLSCIGAVGDSSALVALLEQTPCDVVVTDYAMPGGAFGDGLQLLDHLRARFPDLRLIVMTGLDQPAMIQALHASGIDHILSKADDTSHVPAAIAAAWANRRYLSPSITQLLPARGAPRAIAALSPREHEVLALFVSGLSVNEIATRLDRRKQTISTQKTAGMAKLGIDKDADLFKFASELGLRTVRPDTE; this comes from the coding sequence ATGTCCCATCCGATCATCCGCGTTGCCATCGCCGACGACCATCCGGTCATCCGCATGGGCATTGAAGCTGCCATCGACGATATTCCTACCCTGTCCTGCATCGGCGCGGTGGGGGATTCCTCGGCCTTGGTCGCGTTGCTGGAGCAGACCCCCTGCGATGTGGTGGTGACCGACTACGCCATGCCCGGCGGCGCCTTCGGTGACGGTCTGCAGCTGCTTGATCACCTGCGCGCGCGCTTTCCGGACCTGCGCCTGATCGTGATGACCGGGCTCGACCAGCCGGCGATGATCCAGGCGCTGCACGCCAGTGGCATCGACCACATCCTGAGCAAGGCCGATGACACCAGCCACGTGCCGGCGGCGATCGCAGCGGCATGGGCCAACCGTCGCTACCTGTCGCCGTCGATCACCCAACTGCTCCCTGCACGCGGGGCCCCGCGTGCCATCGCGGCGCTGTCGCCCCGCGAGCACGAGGTGCTGGCGCTGTTCGTCTCCGGGTTGAGCGTCAATGAAATCGCAACCCGACTGGACCGTCGCAAGCAGACGATCAGTACCCAGAAGACCGCCGGAATGGCCAAGCTCGGCATCGACAAGGACGCCGACCTGTTCAAGTTCGCCAGCGAGCTGGGACTGCGCACAGTCAGGCCGGATACGGAGTAG
- a CDS encoding ATP-binding protein — protein MHWFPSLPPLLRGRSSFDGEDCDVSALRRYQHRVLLWGGCLLSLAIVAGVVALVLLHASGFQTRRLEGLQRTHAAVEAHLVAADAAHQRMLNMAEYAWRHRPDSDVATRLAERQRYLAGGQRMIVSAGPESAPQMVLGVGTDTWPLARLDRYLTLAHSLSVIRRLSTPQGEPDTAASGFFFDPSHQFLVLGDGLTEQRLLAATGAGHRAGLFRHLQRLSTPSADAVPGTASDMQITLVRHPVSAAASIAVRLSAHDKGGAIGTFVTLEPTDRLARVMAVADRGTSFVVTADGRVVAGTADATGLPLDSAMRALRAGRQGDGSVVAFRQGPRFYQALRVAGTDWLLVNTYCVGDIAQDGRRLYAVAAVLGGGLLLGLWTLLAWLHWRVFGPALARAARVYQGEQLSRSLIQLSPVGLCLIDRSEARPVLQNELMRHYAAAAERSGVPLYLQLVQLASEQESGTGTFQAPVEFELPLPANDKSPGRQLLVGAVGATYQGRSVLLCALRDLSARVELEQQQAQARQAAEAASRAKGIFLATMSHEIRTPLHGILGHLELLGRSPLDEDQQARLRRINQSADSLLQIINDVLDFSRAEAGQLELQAEAFEPIALLERVAVLFSPLAEAKGLVMDLSVDAAVPTQVEGPQARIEQVLRNLVSNAVKFTLSGRIALRVRVEAQDESLLLHVEVADSGIGLSPLQLERLFQPYVQADASIITRFGGSGLGLSLCRELCLRMGGEIHARSTPAVGSVFTFAVPVGRVAGAAPRPLAGRSVVLASAAAGWSDELSRRLQAWGAHVQVMDDPGLLALHDVDAATPLVLFERAPARDLPIFAEDGRCVVRVSADGPLRAQRRGCTWRVSCYSGESLLQALLAPSQRPGRRPLAVGQGLD, from the coding sequence ATGCACTGGTTTCCCTCCCTTCCACCGCTGTTGCGCGGTCGCAGCTCCTTCGACGGCGAAGACTGCGATGTCAGTGCGTTGCGCCGCTACCAGCACCGCGTGCTGCTGTGGGGCGGCTGCCTGCTCAGCCTTGCCATCGTGGCCGGGGTGGTCGCGCTGGTGCTGCTGCACGCCAGCGGCTTCCAGACACGTCGTCTGGAAGGGCTGCAGCGCACCCATGCGGCAGTCGAGGCGCATCTGGTGGCGGCGGACGCGGCACACCAGCGCATGTTGAACATGGCCGAGTATGCCTGGCGGCATCGTCCGGACAGCGACGTCGCCACCCGGCTGGCGGAGCGGCAGCGCTACCTGGCCGGTGGTCAGCGGATGATCGTCAGCGCCGGGCCCGAAAGCGCTCCGCAGATGGTGTTGGGGGTCGGCACCGACACCTGGCCTCTTGCCCGTCTGGACCGCTATCTCACATTGGCCCATTCGTTGTCGGTGATCCGCAGGCTGAGCACGCCACAGGGAGAACCGGATACGGCCGCCAGCGGCTTCTTCTTCGATCCCAGCCACCAGTTCCTGGTGCTGGGGGACGGCTTGACCGAACAGCGCCTGCTGGCTGCCACCGGTGCCGGCCATCGTGCGGGATTGTTCCGGCACCTGCAGCGGCTGTCGACGCCCTCCGCAGATGCTGTGCCTGGCACGGCCAGCGACATGCAGATCACCTTGGTGCGCCATCCTGTGAGCGCCGCAGCTTCGATCGCGGTGCGGCTTTCGGCGCACGACAAGGGCGGCGCGATCGGTACATTCGTGACCCTGGAACCGACAGATCGACTCGCACGGGTGATGGCGGTTGCAGATCGTGGCACGTCATTCGTGGTGACCGCTGATGGCCGCGTGGTTGCCGGCACCGCGGATGCCACCGGATTGCCGCTGGACAGCGCAATGCGTGCGCTACGCGCTGGCAGGCAGGGCGACGGGTCCGTGGTGGCGTTCCGGCAGGGGCCCCGCTTCTACCAGGCGTTGCGTGTCGCCGGCACCGACTGGCTGCTGGTGAACACCTATTGCGTGGGTGACATCGCCCAGGATGGCAGGCGTCTGTACGCTGTGGCCGCCGTGCTGGGGGGCGGACTACTGCTGGGCCTGTGGACGTTGCTTGCCTGGCTGCACTGGCGCGTGTTCGGCCCCGCGCTGGCGCGCGCAGCACGCGTCTACCAGGGCGAGCAGCTCAGCCGGTCCCTCATCCAGTTGTCGCCGGTGGGCCTGTGCCTGATCGACCGCAGCGAGGCCCGCCCTGTCCTGCAGAACGAGCTGATGCGCCACTATGCCGCAGCGGCCGAGCGCAGTGGCGTACCGCTGTACCTGCAACTGGTGCAGCTGGCGTCCGAACAGGAGTCCGGGACCGGCACGTTCCAGGCGCCAGTGGAGTTCGAGCTGCCTCTTCCTGCCAATGACAAATCGCCCGGCCGGCAGCTGCTGGTCGGTGCCGTCGGCGCCACCTATCAGGGGCGCAGCGTACTGCTGTGCGCGCTGCGCGATCTCAGCGCGCGCGTGGAGCTGGAGCAGCAGCAGGCGCAGGCACGCCAGGCCGCCGAAGCGGCAAGCCGCGCCAAGGGCATCTTCCTGGCGACGATGAGCCACGAAATCCGCACGCCGCTGCACGGTATCCTTGGCCACCTCGAACTGCTTGGCCGTTCCCCGCTCGATGAGGATCAGCAGGCCCGACTGCGCCGCATCAACCAATCGGCCGACTCACTGCTGCAGATCATCAATGACGTGCTGGATTTCTCCCGTGCCGAAGCGGGCCAGCTGGAGCTGCAGGCCGAAGCATTCGAACCGATCGCCCTGCTGGAGCGAGTTGCCGTGTTGTTCTCCCCGCTGGCGGAAGCCAAGGGGCTGGTGATGGATCTGTCGGTGGATGCGGCGGTGCCTACCCAGGTGGAAGGCCCGCAGGCGCGCATCGAGCAGGTACTGCGCAATCTGGTCAGCAATGCGGTGAAGTTCACCCTTTCTGGACGCATCGCGCTGCGGGTTCGGGTGGAAGCGCAGGATGAATCACTGTTGCTGCATGTGGAGGTGGCCGACTCGGGCATCGGCCTGAGCCCGTTGCAGCTGGAGCGGCTGTTCCAGCCCTATGTGCAGGCCGATGCGAGCATCATCACCCGCTTCGGCGGGTCCGGACTGGGGCTGTCGTTGTGCCGGGAACTGTGCCTGCGGATGGGCGGGGAGATCCATGCGCGCAGCACGCCCGCCGTGGGCAGTGTGTTTACTTTCGCGGTACCGGTGGGGCGGGTGGCGGGCGCCGCGCCTCGGCCGCTGGCGGGACGCAGCGTGGTGCTTGCCTCGGCGGCAGCCGGCTGGAGCGATGAACTGAGCCGGCGCCTGCAGGCATGGGGCGCCCATGTGCAGGTGATGGATGATCCGGGCCTGTTGGCCCTGCACGATGTCGATGCGGCCACGCCGCTGGTCCTGTTCGAGCGGGCACCCGCGCGGGATCTGCCGATCTTTGCCGAGGACGGACGATGCGTGGTGCGGGTCAGTGCCGATGGCCCCCTGCGTGCACAGCGTCGGGGGTGCACCTGGCGGGTATCCTGCTATTCCGGTGAATCGCTGCTGCAGGCGTTGCTGGCACCGTCCCAGCGGCCGGGGCGGCGGCCGCTGGCGGTCGGGCAGGGCTTGGACTAG
- a CDS encoding response regulator: MPLNIVVADDHPVLLAGMEHLLQAAPGLAIAGLVRDSTELVDLLSRTPVDVAVCDFSMPNGRYGDGVTLLRFLQRRFPTLHLVVLTGMESPLVLRSIQRAGVSCIVSKSDPLEQLVPAVHAASRSQAFISAEIARLIAESGPQGDVQETEALSKRESEVLRMFAEGLSVMQIAERVGRSRKTISTQKIAAMRKLGLQRDAEIFEYALTHGLVQASQNARAGAGGDGSTD, encoded by the coding sequence ATGCCGTTGAACATCGTCGTGGCCGATGACCATCCGGTCCTGCTGGCCGGCATGGAGCACCTGCTGCAGGCCGCGCCGGGCCTGGCCATTGCCGGGCTGGTACGCGATTCCACCGAACTGGTCGATCTGCTCAGCCGCACTCCGGTGGATGTGGCGGTCTGCGATTTCTCGATGCCCAATGGCCGCTATGGGGACGGCGTTACGCTGCTGCGCTTCCTGCAGCGCCGCTTTCCGACCCTGCACCTGGTGGTACTGACCGGCATGGAGAGTCCTCTGGTTCTGCGCTCGATACAGCGTGCCGGGGTGTCCTGCATCGTCAGCAAGAGCGATCCGCTGGAGCAGCTGGTTCCGGCTGTGCACGCCGCCAGCCGCAGCCAGGCCTTCATATCAGCGGAGATCGCGCGGCTGATCGCCGAGAGTGGCCCGCAGGGCGATGTGCAGGAGACCGAGGCCCTGTCGAAGCGGGAATCGGAGGTGCTGCGGATGTTTGCCGAGGGGCTGAGCGTGATGCAGATCGCCGAGCGCGTTGGACGCAGCCGCAAGACCATCAGCACGCAGAAGATCGCAGCGATGCGCAAGCTGGGATTGCAGCGCGATGCGGAGATCTTCGAGTACGCGCTGACGCACGGCCTTGTGCAGGCGTCACAGAACGCACGCGCAGGCGCAGGCGGGGATGGATCCACCGACTGA
- a CDS encoding fimbrial protein, with the protein MKLLPIASAATLLLAAAAANAQSYGSGVIEFTGEVTDLTCTISGGAGAIGTTNITVPMDPVQANQLAAAGDVAGLHPYQLVIGGPGQGTCQNGKIAELYFDPTAGQVDAGNGNLRNQEANAPAVNTQIQVLYKNAVVDLRDPSFKTDPVTIANNTAVIDMASQYVAVNGAAAPGFVQSYVNYKVVYN; encoded by the coding sequence ATGAAGCTCCTCCCGATTGCTTCCGCTGCAACCCTGCTGCTGGCTGCTGCGGCCGCCAACGCCCAGTCCTACGGCTCGGGCGTCATCGAATTCACCGGCGAAGTGACCGACCTGACCTGCACGATTTCCGGCGGTGCAGGCGCCATCGGCACCACCAACATCACCGTGCCGATGGACCCGGTCCAGGCCAACCAGCTGGCAGCTGCAGGTGACGTTGCGGGCCTGCATCCGTACCAGCTTGTCATCGGCGGCCCGGGCCAGGGTACCTGCCAGAACGGCAAGATCGCCGAGCTGTACTTCGACCCGACCGCCGGCCAGGTGGACGCGGGCAACGGCAACCTGCGCAACCAGGAAGCCAATGCCCCGGCCGTCAACACCCAGATCCAGGTGCTGTACAAGAACGCCGTGGTCGATCTGCGCGATCCGTCCTTCAAGACCGATCCGGTAACCATCGCCAACAACACCGCTGTGATCGACATGGCCAGCCAGTACGTCGCCGTCAATGGCGCTGCTGCGCCCGGCTTCGTGCAGTCGTACGTCAACTACAAGGTTGTCTACAACTGA
- a CDS encoding RNA polymerase sigma factor → MSTPPHSPSPALPLVSSLVRHYEDLVDYLRRRFASPGLAREVVHDVCIRLLERPTPADVRQPMALLRRMAHDAAVDRCRAEDLRRQWVEPRAELPDAACEGAGPARQAAAAQELERLVEVIRAMPCRRRQVFILHKIHDLPQAAVARRMGIGLKAVERHLRLAMLDCRQTLDVRALT, encoded by the coding sequence ATGTCCACGCCACCGCACTCCCCATCACCTGCGCTGCCGCTGGTGTCCTCGCTGGTGCGCCACTACGAGGATCTGGTGGATTACCTGCGCCGTCGCTTCGCCTCACCCGGGCTGGCCCGCGAGGTGGTGCACGATGTCTGCATCCGCCTGCTGGAGCGCCCCACCCCGGCAGATGTGCGGCAACCGATGGCGCTGCTGCGGCGGATGGCGCATGACGCCGCGGTTGATCGTTGCCGTGCCGAAGACCTGCGCCGCCAGTGGGTGGAACCCCGTGCCGAACTGCCAGATGCCGCCTGCGAAGGCGCCGGCCCTGCCAGGCAGGCGGCCGCCGCGCAGGAACTGGAACGGCTGGTCGAGGTCATCCGTGCGATGCCCTGCCGCCGCCGCCAGGTGTTCATCCTGCACAAGATCCATGACCTGCCGCAGGCGGCGGTTGCGCGGCGCATGGGCATCGGCCTGAAGGCCGTCGAGCGGCATCTGCGGTTGGCGATGCTCGATTGCCGGCAGACGCTGGATGTGCGGGCGCTGACGTGA